TTGTGAAAACATGGTGTATTTTGAACAGTTGAAGTGATACGTTCAGTCCTCATGGTTACTCAAAATATTGCTAGACAAATTAAAATGCATGCCATTTTCTCCTTTAAAGATAAACGTGTTCTCATACCTTCTCGGGAGAGGAAGCAAAAAAGTATTGGATACTGCGTTTGAGACCTGTGCTCTGAAACTCTGTAGTTCATTCCTCCTTTTGTCTTATCCAACACTTTTAACCTTTCTACAGCCTTCTCCTTCTGGGCAGGGGATGAGGAGGTTTCGTTGGAAGTAGAGAACTACACTCTGAAGGGGTGGCTCTGGTTGACCAGGTAGAGGGTGCTGTCATGGGTCAGTCGGCCAGACTTGCCTCTACCAAGACTCTCGCTGCCCAAGGAAGGAGTTTGGACCAAGCCGAAGAGGAAAACTATTGTTactttgacagcaattacagaCAGGTTAAGCAGTAGTGTTGAGTGTTTAACTAAGATTAGAGTGTTGGCCTCATCAACAGGCACAATGTAATAATTTCATACCTGTGTTACAAGTACCTCCTTGTCTGCATAACAGGCCACCAGCTTCGCTAGAAGGAATATGAAACATTTTATATAGTTATGCAGTTTAGATAGCCGGTTTGAGTAATCCCACTAGACAGCCATTTAAAATTATGCGACAGAAATATGCATCCCAATAATCTGTCCTTTCTCCTGAAGCCTACACTCATTCACTACTCTTCTCACATTTAAAAGCTTTGCATTGGTGTAAGCAAGGGCTAGAGGAAGTTTCCATATACCATTCCTTTAAAAATCCATGAAGGAAAGTGAACAAGTGCGCACTCCTTGGGAGGAAATATAAATAATCCGAACATAGCCATTGATACCTATTGGTatctaacgttaactagctagtcCTTTTACCCTGGTTTCGGGAGCACATCTTGCCAACAACTCCAGTCTCTGGACCACGACCTAAGATCACGGCTCGGGCCATCGGCTAGTGGGACACAAACTCCGGATGCACTGACTACTGTGCACTGCTGCATCTGCAAAGACAAGAGACAGTAGTGAACAACAAATAACGTAAGGGTGTCCGTAACATGTCATTTTAAAATGGCTGTAACGTGAATTAACCATGCCAAATTTGACTTAAATCAAGAGCGATTATAACTAATGTAGCGTTATAAATTAAacgctagctactagctagccatGTATGCATGTAGTCATGCATGGGCCAAAGCCAAGCTTTGCGTGGTGAATACATCCACATCGGTCATTCAAAAGTGTACTCGTTATTTTCAGTTCACAACTACACAAGAGGAAGTATGGAATATTGTAGAGAAATAAGCAGAACACTTTAAAAGGTGGCACTTGCCAACTTTAATTGGTTTGTCACAAAAACACTTTCGTTTAGAAACATCCTTCTCATATATGGTTCCGAACCTAGTGGGCTTGTTTTTCCCATGTTTTATCACTGCCAGCATACCCTCTATTCGTTTTCCTCAATAAGACTGCTCGCATGGGTGGAGTCAGTCTCAGAAGTGCTATTAGAATACCTGCCTGCCGAAAAACCGGTTTGTCGAAACAGACATCTGACTAGCCGAGGTTTACCCAATTCAAAGACGCTAACTGCTTTAGCACATATTGACATAGTATCTTCTAATCGGGACTGCTTTAGCACATATTGACATAGTGTCTTCTGTTGAACAAAGGGTACATTAAATTACTGCACTCCTTAATATGGTTAGTGTTCCCACAAGGCCCTATCTCCATGTTACATCGCCTGTTTACAGAAGACATAGGCTGCCatctgtgctaattagctatctagctcgCTCTGAACACCTGTGCATAAATCAAGCGAAACTTGGGAGGAAGTGTAGTTCGACAATTAGAGGCACACAGCTCGCAGATCTGTGCAACACTTACTGTAggagtttatattttttttcattaaCTGCTGAAAACCCTAACGTTACATGCGGAGAAGGGTTTTCAAGAGATAGTTCAGGTTAATGTAGTTCGTTTGGCAATTCCATACTAATGGAATTAAAATGATACTCCGATTTTCActttatgtataaaaaaaaaagtttaacaaaccacacAATTATATGCACAATGAGTACTTTGAACAATTTCCACCAaatatttgacaaaaaaaaaaaaaaaaaaatacaggaaGAAATGTGCAGATACAAAGCTTACATCTGCAGTTTTTCCAGTAAAGGTGTTTTGTTTGTTAAAAGTActcattgtgcatagagttgtatgttTTGTTAACTTACTCAACCCCAATAAGTATGAGggtagagggtagtgaggtctgcacaacgcatcaccgggggcaaactacctgccctccaggacacctacaccacccgatgttacaggaaggccataaagatcatcaaggacatcaaccacccgagccactgcctgttcaccccgctatcatccagaaggcgaggtcagtacaggtgcatcaaagctgggaccgagagactgaaaaacagcttctatctcaaggccatcagactgttaaacagccaccactaacattgagtggctgctgccaacacactgacactgtcactgactcaactccagccactttaataatgggaattgataggaaatgatgtaaatatatcactagccactttaaacaatgctaccttatataatgttacttaccctacattattcatctcatatgcatacgtatatactgtactctatttcatcgactgcatccttatgtaatacatgtatcactagccactttaactatgccactttgtttacatactcacctcatgtatatactgtactcgataccatctactgtatcctgcctatgctgctctgtaccatcactcattcatatatccttatgtacatattctttatccccttacactgtgtataagacagtagttttggaattgttagttagattacttgttggttattactgcattgtcggaactagatgcacaagcatttcgctacactcgcattaacatctgctaaccatgtgtatgtgacaaataaaatttgatttgatttgacaataggaaaaaaatctatgtacagcgtgtgcaaatgaggtaagattagggaggtaaggcaataaataggccgaagtggcgaagtaattacaatttagaaaataaacactggagtgatagatgtgcagaggatgaatgtgcaagtagaaatacttgggtgcaaaggagcaaaaataaataaataacaatatggggatgaggtagttggctgggctatttacagatgggctatgtacaggtgcagtgatctgtgagctgctctgatagttgatgcttaaagttagtgagggagaaggggcagggcagggcaatgCATCAGAGATTAAAAATACATACTGGAAATACAAGCCGACAGAGCCAAACCGGTGCCCCAAAAAGTCAGGTTaataatactttcctgtggaCATCTTATCTTCACTTCCTATCATCAAAaggaccaacaccacggacaaCTGGTAAAGTCAGTTTAAATATCATTGTATTCATCATTCTGGCTTCTTTTTTAGGGCGACTTAGTTTCAGTCTGATGTATTAGGCAACCCTTCTGGTAATTGGCTGACTCCACCCATGTGAGCACACTGTATTCATACAGACTCACTGTTGACAGATGCCTGCCTTTCCCCTGCCCTGTCTGCTCAGGTCACAGTGGCCAGTCATTGGCCACACACATGTCCCGCCCTGCTCCTTTAACTTGTTTTGCTGATGTGATGATCTCTTTCTTCCCTTCATTCAGACTGTGCCCCAGGTATGCTCAGTAGAATGTAACACAGCTTGCTGCTCTGCTTGCTCTGAACTTTTTGGCTTGACCCTGATCTTCAGCTGTTGGTTTTCCTTTGTTTCTAGGTAGGTTTTACAGATGCCGTTGTTTGTTCTGAACTATTTATGATGCTTTTGTTGTAGAGATTACCGCAGAGTAAAATTCAGAAACTTGTTTAATTTCCTAGCAACAGTTTGAAAAGAGTTGTACATGGACTGGATTGTCAACCTCCAGTACTTATACTGTTTTAAACATATCTGTCATTTAAAATCATTTTTTTCTCCACCACCAATAGGATCGTCAGCCCACAGACTAAGCCATGACCCAAAGCAGCATGTTACGTGAGGAGGCCTACACTGCCGTGATGAGGGGGGTCAAGGAGCTGGACCTCAACGGGCCAAACATACCCAGCGACTTAGTACTGATCGGCGACCAAGCCTTCCCACTGGCCATGAACGCCTGTGGCCAGGTCCTGATGGCTGCCTCATTCTACGGCCGAGGCCGGGTGGTGGTGCTGGGTCACGAGGGTTACCTCACTGCCTTTCCTGCCCTGGTGGAGAATGCGCTGACCTGGCTGACAGGCTCGTCCTGTGACAGCACGACCGTGGGCGTCCACCAGAGCTGTAAGGCCGTGGCCGACAATCTGAGCTACTCCAGCCTCCAACCCAAGGTAGGGGGCTTCTGCGAGGGCCTGGGAGTGTATGTGACAGATGCGTACTGCGTGGGCCCAGAGGTGAAGGAGCTGGTAGAGTTCCTGAAGGCGGGAGGTGGGCTGCTGATGGCTGGCCAGGCGTGTAGCTGGGCCGAGGGACCCAAACAGAACACCCTGCTGGGTTTCCCTGGGAACAAGGTGTCCAGCGTGGCTGGCATCTACTTCTCGGAGAACCCTGGGGAGCTGGGTACTCTCCCTGTGCCTCCACAGATCCCTTCCAGCTGGCTGGCTGTGGCGTAAGTATTTGGCACTTcatagagagaagagaaaaaggCGGTGGCATATTAATATAGAGATAATGTAGTAAAACGGAAATGTATACATGGTGGTATTTTCTGCCTCAAATCACCACCTCCTATAaccaggtgtaaaaaaaaaaacaagaaagcgGAGTTTATTTAACTCCAgaaatcacctggttaaataaatgtttaatcAATTGTTTATTTGAGCTATTTTTATGTCTTAAGTTGTCAAATCATACCTACACTTTCACTCTCTTCTTTCGCTAGGATGAGCATGGACTTCAAGGATGACCTGGAGTTCCTGCTGGAGGGCGTGACTGAGTTTGATATCCAGGGCGGGGCTATTTGCTCAGAGGTGCTGGTACACGGCCCTCTGGCATTCCCCATTGGCACCACAAAGGACGGCAGGGCCTTTCTGGCCGGGGCATACTACGGTCAGGGCCGAGTCATCGTGGTCACCCACGAGGGATACTTGGGCCGAGAGCAGATGTCCCCCTTCATGCTCAATGCCGTGCGCTGGTTAGATCAGGGTCGTAACGCCTTGGTAGGTGTCCTGCCCCAGCTCGGCGCCGCCCACACCCTGCTGAGCAAGTCTGGCCTGCGCTGTGAGAAGAGCGGCTTCAGGAAGGAGCTCAGCGTCTATGTCTGCACCTCCTACAGCGACGCTCAGGCCGACGAAATCCAGGACTTTGTGGCCGAGGGCGGGGGCCTACTGATCGGGGGCCACGCCTGGTACTGGGCCCAGGCCAACCCGGGCCACAAAGCCATGACAGGGTACGCAGGCAACCGCATCCTCAACAAGATGGGCCTCAGCCTGTTGGGGAACACTCTGGATGCAGGCTGCTACAAGGCCCCAGTCCCGGGTCAGACCTGCTCTGAGGGCTTCCACTTCCGCCACCTGCTGCGCCGCTTTGCCGGTCACGTGACCCAGGGCGAGGCGCTGACGGAGCATGAGGAGGCCGGTCTGAAGAAGCTCGGCGGCGACTGTGCCAATTACCTGCACATGCGGGCGCACGATTGTGCCTCGTACACCTCGGTGGTGGCCATGCTCACTGACGTGCTGAAGGAGGCGGGCATCCCCCAGGTGTGCCACAGCTGTCCGGTGATAAGCGCCAAGGACCACCTGCTGCTCAGTGTAGGCGCGGAGGTGTACAAGGTGTGCCAGGACCCAGACGCCCTACTGCCTTACCTGATCAAGGACCAGCCCATGATGCCTGCCTTGTCCAATGCCAGGGTTAGGATCAACTGTAATACAGCAGGTTAgttgtctctcattctctcttatgGGACATGAGCTCTAAAATGGAGGATCATGGGTCTAATGGAGATGGTTTAGTCTTGGGAACCAATATGAAACACACCAGGAGTAATGGCTTAGCTAAAACGGGTGCGAAAAAATACTTTTCACAATAGCTACTCTGCTTATATGCAAGTTCATTGGTTAGCGTGGTAATACGTGTTTCTAACCTTACTCTCACTATTGTATTCTGTTGTGTTTGAATATAACCACTACTGAACATTGTCTTAGGCGGAGAGGAGTGGCTCAGCACTGGTCTGTTCCTTTCCCCTGGGATGAGGACGTACATGGCCATGCCACCACAACTCGTCAACCAGGGCTGGAAGGTATCCAATACTgctatttgttttgtcttataaTTATAAATTCTATTGAatcaaataatgttttatttgttttgagATCAAGCCCTCAAGAACTTTGtgaattgattgattgactgatgccCCTGTTACCATCAGGTCCAGATAGGCTGTCAGACTGACAACATTGGGAATTCGAACGAGCTGAAGCGAGCGCCAGTGGTTCATGAGCGCTTCCCCATAGACTCAGAGATGATGCAGGTGTGGAACCTGTGGGGCGGTCTCCTCTATCTCATCGCCCCTCCTAAGACccaggtggagggggtggaggtcATTATTCAGGGGGCTGTGCCGGCCCCCTACTACAAGACTGGTAAGTGGGTGGGAGAGGTGGGAGTCTATGATGCATTTTACACTTTGGTCTTATAATGCATCCAAGTGATGTATTATAAGGGTGTTACAACTATGAGTTGATATAACCCATGAGTTGTTATGATCACTTATAGCAAGTGTTATAATGCACTATAAGTGTGCCATTTATTATATGTGTGTGCCTCATAGAAAGTTTCACAGAGAGGGTATTTCAATGAGACTAACCTGGATAAATACCATGTGAATAAAAGATACATACACAATAAAGAGAACAAAGTCCATTACTCCATCCAGCCCCCCCATTTACTCATTTACAATATATCTGTCTGGGAACCTTTTCACTTCATCCAGGCagaatatttcatattttttaacCTCTTTTTGTACCCAATTTCTTGTAAATGAATCAAATCTTTATTCATTTCTCGGAGTTGTATTCATGTATTCTGATCTGCTATTCATGTATTCCTAATACATAATTGAGTTGCTTCCTGTTCGCTGTTGCCATTTAGAATGTACAATGATGAAGGCTGCCACAGATTAAAAGGGGAAATGACACAGCCTTTGTTCTGTATGAAACATCTGTAGAATACAGAGATGAACTAAGCTGAGAACAGCTATGCTCTCAGATAGACTGTGTCATTGCAGCTGTGTTACTAAAACTGAAGCTGAATCCCTGCTGTTATGAGAATGGATTTGCAATGTGCTACTTACTCATCATTGTGGTAGGAAATCACACTGTCCCAAAGATGTGTCTGGTAATAGTCATCATGAAGGCCATTTAATGTATGTTGTTCACCTATGCTAGGCTTATCTGTTACCTCTAATTGGCATACCAAGCTGAGATGAGATTGATTGACTGATCATGAAGACACACACAGCACCTCACTAAACCTCACTCATAACACCTCATTAAAATGATCAATTCTGTCAAATGGTCCTGTATTTTCCTCCAACCCttgcctctctcctgtctctaggGGTGACCACGCCTGCAGACTGGGCAGTTCTGCGGACTGCCCCGtccccctgggcagagatggagtTTGAGAACATCATCCTGACCGTCCACTCCGACGTGGTCCGAGGTCTGGATCGGCCTGACCTGGTGGCAGCTCTCTGGGATGACATCATGAGGGGAATAGCTGACCTGGCTGCCGTCCCCGCCAAGTTCCCCCGCAAGGAGCGCTTCGTGGCCGACGTCCAGATTTCCCATGGTCAGCGTCTGTCCCTCTTATTTCTTAGCATGGACAAACAGTCTTGACTGGAATTGACTATGGTAGGGAACCAGGGATTGTGTCATTGCTGGATATGAACAGGAAAAAGAGAGATTATCTGAAAAGacatatcccccccaaaaaatgtatatgTATTTTGAGTCAGGTAGGACAGTACCGATACAGTTTCTAAGTGAGTAAGTTGTTGTGCTGTAGAAAATGTGTTGTATGCAAGTAACCTACACTCTTAGGAGAAAAACATatttctttggctgtccccatagggttccaggtagaaccctttttgcttccatgtagaaccctttccacagagctACGTGGAACCAAAAAGTATTCTCCCATGGGGACAGACACAGAACCCGTTTGAGAACCCGTGTATAGCAGTGGGCTGCACAACCTCTGCCCTGTTAGTATCCAGACATTAATTAGaccatctccttcctctctcccttccccccctacAGGCTTCATGCATGCAGGCTACCCTATCATGATACAATCCTCCTCCGCCCCAAACCTGGTGAACCCTGTGGCAGCCCGCAGCTCGGGCCTGTGGGGAGCCATCCACGAGCTGGGTCACAACCAGCAGAGAGGAGTCTGGGAGTTCCCCTCGCACACCACTGAGTGCACGTGTAACCTCTGGTCAGTGTACGTGCAcgaggaggtgttgggggtgaAACGGGATCAGGCCCACCCCAACATGGCGCTGGCCAACCGACAGAGCCGTGCCGAGGGGTACGCTAAAGGGGGCAGGAATCTGGCCAGCTGGGACATGTGGGTGGCACTGGAGACCTACATGCAGGTGACATGAGATTGTAGTGACGTATACTGTATAGTACGCCCTGCTGCAGAGTATGTTGTGTACAAACCCTACAATTAGTGCTTGTGAAAAGGCATGTGTAGTTAGACAGGAAAGCATAGATGCAACAGTAAAAcatctaaaaaatgtttttactttaTCTAGGGTTGAGTTTGTGTAAACAGTTTCTCTTCGTTGTCCTCCTTCCCACCAGCTCCAGGACCAGTTTGGCTGGGACGCCTTCAAGAAGGTGTTTGCTGCCTACCATACCATGCAGAACGTGCCCAAAGACAACCAGGGAAAGATGAACCTGTATGCTGAGACCTTCTCCCTGGCGGTCGAGAGGAACCTGGCTCCTTTCTTCAAGGCCTGGGGCTGGCCCATTGAGCCCGCTACAGAGGAAAAGCTCTCTAACATGCCGGTGTGGAGCGACCACCCTATGGCCCAGTATGGCtgacctataggggaggtcaCCCCCTTAAATTGGGGGTCAGAGGTCACAGGTCAGGGATTGCTGGTGAAGGGTAGGTACCGTCTGGTGACGGGTTAAGGTAAAAGAGTGTTGATTAGGACTTTGCTGGCCTGGTGTAGAAATGCTACTGCAACAATCATGGTTGCGTCTGTTGTGCaaagaaataaataattataacaGTTTTTGAAGTCATCACAAAGGGCTGGCTGAGGAGATTGGGTCTATTGTTGGCTATAAATGCAATTGTATATTCTAGTGCACTTCAGAAGAGTCCGCGCAAGTGCCTTATTCATCATAAGTCAGATGTTTTACAGGGTCTATTTCATTCCAAATGTAGTTATGTGCCCAATAAAGCACCTTATTCTGAAATCGCATATGTTTTTGATACTGTATACAAAGCTATAGAAGTGTACCACTTGTTACTTaatttgtattattatattattctcaCTTATTCCTAGAAAGCACatgcagtggggagaacaagtatttgatacactgccaattttgcaggttttcctacttacaaagcatgtcatttttatcataggtgcacttcaactgtgagagacggaatctaaaacaaaaatccagaaaatcacattgtatgatttttaagtaattaatttgcattttattgcatgacataagtatttgatcacctaccaaccagtaagaattccggctctcacagacctgttagttgttgttctttaagaagccctcctgttctccactcattacctgtattaactgcacctgtttgaactcctacatgtataaaagacacctgtacacacactcaatcaaacagactccaacctctccacaatggccaagaccagagagctgtgtaaggacatcagggttacaattgtagacctggacaaggctgggatgggctactggacaataggcaagcagcttggtgagaaggcagcaactgttggcgcaattattagaaaatggaagaagttcaagatgacggtcaatcaccctcggtctggggctccatgcaagatctcacctcgcggggcatcaatgatcacaaggaaggtgagggatcagcccagaactacacggcaggacctgatcaatgacctgaagagagctgggaccacagtctcaaagaaaaccattagtaacacactacgccgtcatggattcaaatcctgcagcgcactcAAAGTCACcatgctcaagccagcgcatgtccaggcccgtctgaagtttgccaatgaccatctggatgatccagaggaggaatgggagaaggtcatgtgctgatgagacaaaaatagagctttttggtctaaactccactcgcggtgtttggaggaagatgaaggatgagtacaaccccaagaacgccatccaaaccgtgaagcatggaggtggaaacatcattctttggggatgcttttctgcaaaggggacaggacgactgcaccgtattgaggggaggatggatggggccatgtatcgcgagatcttggccaaccaactccttccctcagtaagagcattgaagatgggtcgtggctgggtcttccagcatgacaacgagccgaaacacacagccagggcaactaaggagtggctccgtaagaatcatctcaaggtcctggagtggcctagccagtctccagacctgaacccaatagaaaatctttggagggagct
This genomic interval from Oncorhynchus clarkii lewisi isolate Uvic-CL-2024 chromosome 27, UVic_Ocla_1.0, whole genome shotgun sequence contains the following:
- the LOC139385816 gene encoding TRPM8 channel-associated factor homolog — translated: MTQSSMLREEAYTAVMRGVKELDLNGPNIPSDLVLIGDQAFPLAMNACGQVLMAASFYGRGRVVVLGHEGYLTAFPALVENALTWLTGSSCDSTTVGVHQSCKAVADNLSYSSLQPKVGGFCEGLGVYVTDAYCVGPEVKELVEFLKAGGGLLMAGQACSWAEGPKQNTLLGFPGNKVSSVAGIYFSENPGELGTLPVPPQIPSSWLAVAMSMDFKDDLEFLLEGVTEFDIQGGAICSEVLVHGPLAFPIGTTKDGRAFLAGAYYGQGRVIVVTHEGYLGREQMSPFMLNAVRWLDQGRNALVGVLPQLGAAHTLLSKSGLRCEKSGFRKELSVYVCTSYSDAQADEIQDFVAEGGGLLIGGHAWYWAQANPGHKAMTGYAGNRILNKMGLSLLGNTLDAGCYKAPVPGQTCSEGFHFRHLLRRFAGHVTQGEALTEHEEAGLKKLGGDCANYLHMRAHDCASYTSVVAMLTDVLKEAGIPQVCHSCPVISAKDHLLLSVGAEVYKVCQDPDALLPYLIKDQPMMPALSNARVRINCNTAGGEEWLSTGLFLSPGMRTYMAMPPQLVNQGWKVQIGCQTDNIGNSNELKRAPVVHERFPIDSEMMQVWNLWGGLLYLIAPPKTQVEGVEVIIQGAVPAPYYKTGVTTPADWAVLRTAPSPWAEMEFENIILTVHSDVVRGLDRPDLVAALWDDIMRGIADLAAVPAKFPRKERFVADVQISHGFMHAGYPIMIQSSSAPNLVNPVAARSSGLWGAIHELGHNQQRGVWEFPSHTTECTCNLWSVYVHEEVLGVKRDQAHPNMALANRQSRAEGYAKGGRNLASWDMWVALETYMQLQDQFGWDAFKKVFAAYHTMQNVPKDNQGKMNLYAETFSLAVERNLAPFFKAWGWPIEPATEEKLSNMPVWSDHPMAQYG